Proteins co-encoded in one Arachis hypogaea cultivar Tifrunner chromosome 11, arahy.Tifrunner.gnm2.J5K5, whole genome shotgun sequence genomic window:
- the LOC112723199 gene encoding serine carboxypeptidase-like 26 — MLGSKKISILAIDMNILLCFILSLTTTITTSFIKEASSSEFNVKSYEADRVRDLPGQPSSPLVSHFSGYITVNQEHGRALFYWFFEAQSDPSNKPLLLWLNGGPGCSSIGYGAVVEIGPLLVNKNGEGLQFNPYSWNQEANLLFVESPVGVGFSYTNTSSDLTTLEDSFVAEDAYNFLVNWLQRFPQFKSRDFFISGESYAGHYVPQLAELVFDRNKDRNKYPFINLKGFIVGNPETHDYYDYKGLLEYAWSHAVISDEQYEKAKKVCDFKQIDWSKECNEAMNTVWQDYSEIDIYNIYAPKCTLNSSTSSLLLDDDDEIETKRMRIFGGYDPCYSTYAEQYFNKIDVQSSFHANIRGENTNTSSVTWKVCNASILRTYNFSVFSILPIYTKLIQGGLKIWVYSGDADGRVPVIGTRYCIEALNLPLKTAWRTWYHQNQVGGRIVEYEGVTYVTVRGAGHLVPLNKPNEALSLIHSFLTGDHLPTR, encoded by the exons ATGTTGGGGTCAAAGAAGATTTCCATTCTGGCTATAGATATGAATATTCTTCTGTGTTTCATTCTTTCATTAACTACTACTATTACTACATCTTTCATTAAAGAAGCATCATCATCAGAATTTAATGTGAAAAGCTATGAAGCTGATAGAGTAAGAGATCTTCCTGGCCAACCTTCAAGCCCATTGGTCTCACACTTTTCAGGATATATCACTGTCAATCAAGAACATGGGAGGGCCCTTTTTTACTGGTTCTTTGAAGCTCAATCTGATCCTTCCAACAAGCCCCTCCTTCTATGGCTCAATGgag GACCTGGATGCTCCTCAATTGGGTATGGTGCTGTAGTTGAGATAGGACCTCTTTTAGTCAACAAAAATGGTGAAGGACTACAATTCAACCCATATTCATGGAATCAAG AAGCAAATTTATTATTTGTGGAGTCCCCTGTTGGAGTTGGTTTCTCTTACACCAACACATCCTCTGACCTCACTACATTAGAGGATAGCTTTGTTG CTGAGGATGCCTACAATTTCTTGGTAAATTGGCTACAAAGATTCCCTCAGTTCAAATCAAGGGACTTCTTTATATCAGGAGAAAGCTATGCTG GCCATTATGTCCCTCAACTTGCAGAGCTAGTATTTGATcgaaataaggatagaaacaagTACCCTTTtattaatcttaaaggttttatt GTGGGGAATCCAGAAACTCATGATTACTATGACTACAAAGGGCTTCTAGAATATGCATGGAGCCATGCAGTTATATCAGATGAACAATATGAGAAAGCAAAGAAAGTATGTGATTTTAAACAAATTGATTGGTCTAAGGAATGCAATGAGGCCATGAACACAGTGTGGCAAGATTACTCAGAAATTGACATATACAACATTTATGCCCCTAAATGTACTCTAAATAGCAGCACTTCCTCATTATtattagatgatgatgatgaaattgAGACCAAGAGAATGAGAATTTTTGGTGGCTATGATCCTTGTTATTCCACATATGCAGAACAATATTTCAATAAGATAGATGTTCAATCATCTTTTCATGCTAATATTAGAGGAGAAAACACGAACACTTCTAGTGTAACATGGAAGGTTTGCAA TGCTTCCATATTGAGGACTTACAACTTCTCTGTATTTTCGATCCTACCCATCTACACCAAACTCATCCAGGGTGGGCTTAAGATATGGGTTTACAG TGGAGATGCAGATGGAAGAGTACCTGTGATAGGTACACGGTACTGCATTGAGGCCCTTAATTTACCTCTCAAGACTGCTTGGCGTACTTGGTACCATCAAAATCAG GTGGGAGGAAGAATAGTGGAGTATGAAGGGGTGACATATGTGACAGTGAGAGGGGCAGGTCACTTGGTGCCTCTAAACAAACCCAATGAAGCTCTCTCCCTCATTCATTCCTTTCTAACAGGGGACCATCTTCCTACTCgctaa